A stretch of DNA from Oryza brachyantha chromosome 4, ObraRS2, whole genome shotgun sequence:
GCGTAGCTGCTTGCAATTTGCTTGAGCGGTGAGGCTGTGTGACCTGAGCGCGGGGAGCAGATCGCTGCGCCGCGACGTGTGACGATGCCACCTGTTACAACAACCTGTTACACTCCTAATCAGAGCAATAAATGTACACAAACAGCACCCCAGTTGTGAGTCACTGGGAGCAAGGAACCGGTAGATCCGGTCGTCGTTTTCGCCAGAAAGTAGAAGCCCCCCAAAAGCACGCCGTGGCCGCCCTGCGGTTtttggccgcggcggcgcgctcccGGCATACAGAAAACGAACGGAAAAAAACGCATGCCGCGGGTAAAAAAAGGATTTCACGGGTAAACCACGCCCAGCTGAGCTGAACCCTCCGTTTCCATCCCACGACGCGTGGCGACTGTTGTCTGCTGTCCTGCGCCGTGGTCACATGGAGCTCGAAACGCCAAGCAGTGCTTTCACGAGGTCCAAGTCGCAGCCCCACAGAGACAGGCACACAGCAATACTATGCAGCAGAAGCACGCTGAGCCTCCACTCTCCTCTGCCCCGTCTCCATCACTGTAGACCGGCGTAGCCGTAGGCCGTAGCATTGGGCCCGTGCGTGGGGGCAGCCATGTAGTGGAAATGGTCCGGCCAAAATTTCGAGTTCTTGTACTTAGGTGAACTCGTGAGGCGAAAAAACGGACGCGCAGGAGATGACAAGTTTGTAATCTTCCGAGAAGAGTAGAATACAGAACAAAAgaagagtgaaaaaaaatgaatcatCCTATTTCACTTTGGCTAACAGGTTACACTACTTGGCTGAACTCGCCATCCTTGCATACACCCACGTCGATGGTCATCGtcttctctcctcccttcttcCCCTCCTTGGGTGAAGATAGCACCCTACAGCAATTTCGCCTGGGAGACTGCACAACCATGTGAAAGTATGAATCAGTACAAAGTTTGAACACCACAACCAAGGCCAAGAAACAAATCTTCAGACGGCAATTTGGCTATAACATTCCTGCTAGTTGTCAACCAAACCTAGTACAAAGTACTATACTTACTACAGTACCTTGCTAATTTGGTATTATGCTAATCACACAAGTCCTATTGCAGTAATGCACCTCGTTTATTTGATCAATGTTGCACTAATCTACATGCTACAAACATAATAAGGGACCGATCATGTTCAGTAATACTAGCAATTGCTCTATCATGTGTGATGGCTAGAATCAAGCAACagaagatgatttttttttggaacaaaataataagatgaatTGGCAGAGAAGAATTACCCTGTCCCATAGTCCGGAGTCCGGCTTCTTGAGCACGACGATGTGATCGAGATACGCGTCTGGATCGGCGATATTCCACCGGCACGCGGGCCGCGTCTCGTTGGCGCGGCGCCACCGCTCATACCGCGTCACCGTGGTTTCcccgccgcgcggcgcgccACCTCGCTGCGCCGATGACAGGTAGTACACCGCCGGCTTCTGGCACGGGCTGCGCGCCAGGGGCCTCGTGTTGAACGCGTACGCCGTGTAGTCGGCACGGCGATACCAGTTCAAGAACGTCCGCGCCGGCATCTCCATCTCCCGCGGCGACATTACTCCCCTGGACACCAGCACGGCGAACCCCCACGCTACTGACACCGTCCATCGGTTGCGGCCTTCGTAGCAGATGGATTGCTGCATTATCCCCGCCGGGTCAAGCTTGATCGGCCCATCGAACAGCCTTCGCACCGCCGCGGGGCGCGACTTGGCGTTCGGGAACAGGGGCTGCACGACGTCGAGGTGGTGCAGCGTCACGATCGGCGCCACCGGGTGCGCCGCGAGGAGACCGAGGAGGTCACCGTACACGTCGTATTGGTGGAACCCCGGGTGCTTGGTGAGCGGCACGCCAAGCTCCGCCATGCACGCCTGGATCCGGTCGTCGCTGCCATAGAGTGCGGGGTACCGGCGTATGCACCCGTCCTGCATCCGCGCGAGCGCCTCCGCGAGTGGCCTGCTAATGGcgaacccgccgccgccgtacgcCATCCCGTAggagaaatatatattctgcAGGTGGCTCTCGGAGAGGGAGCCGATGTAGTACGGCTGTCGGTGGTCGAACTTGTTGAGGACGGTGAGGAGGTTGTCCGGGAAGAAGACagtgtcgtcgtcgcccatcACGAACCACCGCACGCCGGGGAGGCCAAGGCGGAAGGTTTCCGAGACGATCCGGGAGATGCGGATGGCGGAGCGGTGGCCCCGGCGGTGCGTGTAGGGGAAACCGGAGGTGTCAGACGAGATCCTGATGGCCGGCAGCCCCGTCCGCGCCGTCGACATATTGGACTCCCGCACCTCGCGGTCCAGCCACACGTACCCACGCATGGCACCGCGGGGGCGCCACCACACCTTGATGTACTCCTTCCGCTTGTCCCAGAACCGCGACGACGCCGCGATGCCGAACACGACATGCTGcagcgtcgtcgtctccgttgaggcggctgcggcggcctTCTTCTCTGacaccgacgccgccaccgtcacCGCAGCAGCATCGGCGCTGCGGTTGGTCGACAGGCGGGACACTAACTGAGACGCGGCGGTGGTGTCAGGtgcgcaggaggaggaggacgtcgacgacgacgaggcggcggaggcgaggaggaggtgcaGCGTGTAGAAGAAATAGAGCGCggtgagggggaggaggagcaggagcaggaacCGGAGGATGGAGGCGGTGACGGCCTccttgccgccaccgccgccgcccttcatTCCGGCCGCCGTGGCTGCTCGTCACCGCCCCCACCGTCGCCTCCGGCTTCTCCGGCCAATCTTCCGCCTCttgggcgggcgggcgggtggCTAGAACCAAAAGGGATCCCAGAATATAGCGCTAGATTTAGACCAGCGTGGCGCGCGAGGTTGGCAGGTCTCGCATTCTCCCCACCCGCTTgttcctccgcgtcgcgccccgcttccctcctcctctcctcctccgttcggcgaatggtggtggtggggtggCTGTGGCTCGGCGGAGGGCCGGAAGGGGAAGGCCTTTTGGGTTCGCTTTTTCGGCcttctttattattttctccaGCGTTTTCCCTGTGCCGTTGCTACCTCCACTGCTGCCCATTATTATTAGTGCCGTTGCCGAGGATTTGCTATCAGAAATCAGTGGAATTCCCCGTTTCCGCGTACTACCAGTGGAGGGTTTTTGCTTGTGCAGTTGTGTGCAGCTCAAGACAGTTTTAGATTttcataacaaatattttagaattaattaagtagtttttggttttgttctatatttttcattgtcTAGGCTTGGTTACCTTGCAGCTATCTCCTGTTACTTTTGGGGTGATTGAAAGTCAATTGGTAtatttccaaataaaaaaattatatatatatatatattcttagcgattcaAGTAccaaggctaataaataaactttaataaaaaaacaccaaatcagctgtaaatttaaggttgaaaaaaaatcaaattttagcttataagcatataaaaacaaaaaagtggGAGATTAATTGTGTACGtttgatttatataaaagtgGGGGATTAATCGTGTACGTTTGATTTATAAAACTCTCGTTTTAAAAGCCTAATTgaaaagtaatattttttttctacttataTGCCGAGTAATATGACGAATGCAATGGAAAATAGTTTCAGAACAAGATTTTTACACTTGTAATCTTAGACGCATAGTCAAAGATAATCTTGAGCAATGATTatagaaaaacatttttatcatcATTTAAAAAGTACCCGGATTTACCGAAATCAATACTAGAAATTATTGTGGTATTTCTCGGTATATTtagtaaaattgcttaaaaaCACCTAAGTTTGTCCCGAAATCTAAAGTTGGCAAAGCTCAAACAAGAAGGCCTCCAGAAGTAGGAAATCTTAAATGTTGGGCTTAATTTGGAATATGATCCCTACAAACAACGATTAACAATCCTTAGAgactaatataaaatatttaagtaTGGTGGAGTATGTTTCATTCATGCCGGTTGGAATTCGCA
This window harbors:
- the LOC102710778 gene encoding uncharacterized protein LOC102710778: MKGGGGGGKEAVTASILRFLLLLLLPLTALYFFYTLHLLLASAASSSSTSSSSCAPDTTAASQLVSRLSTNRSADAAAVTVAASVSEKKAAAAASTETTTLQHVVFGIAASSRFWDKRKEYIKVWWRPRGAMRGYVWLDREVRESNMSTARTGLPAIRISSDTSGFPYTHRRGHRSAIRISRIVSETFRLGLPGVRWFVMGDDDTVFFPDNLLTVLNKFDHRQPYYIGSLSESHLQNIYFSYGMAYGGGGFAISRPLAEALARMQDGCIRRYPALYGSDDRIQACMAELGVPLTKHPGFHQYDVYGDLLGLLAAHPVAPIVTLHHLDVVQPLFPNAKSRPAAVRRLFDGPIKLDPAGIMQQSICYEGRNRWTVSVAWGFAVLVSRGVMSPREMEMPARTFLNWYRRADYTAYAFNTRPLARSPCQKPAVYYLSSAQRGGAPRGGETTVTRYERWRRANETRPACRWNIADPDAYLDHIVVLKKPDSGLWDRSPRRNCCRVLSSPKEGKKGGEKTMTIDVGVCKDGEFSQVV